In the Candidatus Dechloromonas phosphoritropha genome, ACAACGTCAAGATTCGTCTGAAGGCGGATGGCACGGGTGTGGATCTGGCCAACGTCAAGATGAGCATGAACCCCTTTGACGAAATCGCCATTGAAGAGGCGGTCCGGCTCAAGGAGGCGGGCGTTGCCACCGAAGTCATCGCCGTTTCCTGCGGGCTCGCCGCCTGCCAGGAAACCCTGCGCACGGCAATGGCCATCGGCGCCGACCGCGGGATCCTCGTCCAAACCGACGTCGAACTGGAACCGATCGCTGTCGCCAAGTTGCTGAAAGCCCTCTGCGACAGGGAACAGCCGAAACTCGTCATTTGCGGCAAGCAGGCCATCGACGACGATGCCAACCAGACCGGCCAGATGCTGGCGGCGCTGGCAGGCTGGCCGCAGGCCACCTTTGCCTCCAAGGTCGTCATCGCCGACGGCAAGGCCATGGTCACGCGCGAAATCGACGGCGGTCTCGAAACCCTCGAGATGTTGCTGCCAGCAGTGGTTACTTCCGACCTTCGTCTGAACGAGCCGCGCTATGCAACGCTGCCGAACATCATGAAGGCCAAGAAGAAGAAGCTTGACACTGTCAAGCCAGCCGAACTTGGCGTCGATGTTGCTCCACGTCTGACGGTACTCAAGGTCAGCGAGCCGCCCAAGCGCTCGGCCGGCGTCAAGGTTGCCGACGTCGCCGAACTCGTCAATAAACTCAAGAACGAAGCCAAGGTGATCTAAATGACCATTCTCGTTATCGCTGAACATGACCATCAGGGCCTCAAGGCCGCCACACTCAACGCGGTCGCCGCTGCCGGCAAGATCGGTGGCGAGATCCATGTTCTCGTCGCCGGATCTGACTGCGACGGCGCCGTCCAGGAAGCCGCAGGCCTGCAGGGTGTCGCCAGAGTCAAGGTAGCCGATGCGCCTCACTATGCATCCCAGACCGCCGAGAACCTTGCCGCACTGGTTATCGCGAATGCGACGGGCTACACTCATATTCTCACGGCGGCCAGCCCCTTCGGCAAGAATATCCTGCCGCGTGTCGCGGCGCTGCTCGACGTTGGCCAGATATCCGAAATTAGCGCTGTTGAATCCGCCGATACCTTCACCCGCCCGATCTACGCCGGAAGCGCACTGGCCACGGTGAAGAGCGCCGACCCGGTCAAGGTGATCACCGTCCGCACCACTGCCTTCGATGCGGTCGCCGGTGGCGGCTCGGCCGAGGTGGAATACATCGCCGCCGCAGCCGATACTGCGCAGACGACGCTGATCAACCGCGAACTGGCCAAGTCCGAACGTCCGGAACTTGGCGCCGCCAAGATCATCGTTGCTGGTGGGCGCGGCATGGGCAGTGGCGAGAATTATCACAGGCTGCTCGAACCGCTTGCCGACAAACTCGGTGCCGCGCTGGGGGCTTCAAGGGCCGCGGTCGACGCCGGATTCGTGCCGAACGACTACCAGGTCGGCCAGACCGGCAAGATCGTCGCGCCGCAACTGTATCTGGCGATCGGCATCTCCGGAGCCATACAGCACCTGGCCGGGATGAAGGACTCGAAGGTCATCGTCGCCATCAACAAGGATCCCGATGCACCCATCTTCCAGGTGGCAGATTACGGACTGGTCGGCGATCTGTTCGAAGTGGTTCCGCAGCTCGAGGCAGCCGTCGGCTAGAATGGCCGAGTGAATCTGCCTGATACTTTGCTGGGCGAGGGTTGGTACTGGGCTGCCTGGGCTGTCTGGCTGCCACTCTTCGCCCGCAGTCTGTTCAGGGCGCCGTGGGCACTGCTCAAGAAGTCCGAGCAGTTGAACGTGTGGCTCGGCATGATCGTGCTGCTGGCGCTGATGTGGAGTCTCAAGGAGGGGTCAAGCCTGGTCTGTCGCTGCATCTTCTGGGAGCGACGGTCTTTACCCTCAGCTTCGGTCCACATCTTGCGTTCATCGGCCTTTCGCTGGTCCTTCTGGGTGTCACCCTGAATGGCGATGGCGGGTACTTGGCCTTTGCAATCAACGCACTCGTGATGGCGGGTGTCGGGGTGACCATCAGTCAAGCCGTCCATAGGCTGGTCTTGGGCTTCCTGCCACGGCACTTCTGCATCTATGTCTTCATCAATGGCTTCCTTGGCTCGTTCCTGACGGTGCTGGGCGTGGGAATCGCGGCGACTTGCCTGCTGGCGATGGCCGGCGCTTACCCCTGGGACCATCTGGCCAGCGAGTATCTGCCGTATTTTATCCTCCTCGGGTTTTCGGAAGCCTGGCTCAGCGGCATGTTGATGACCCTCTTCGTAATCTATCGTCCGGAGTGGGTTGTGACTTTTGACGATTCCAGTTATCTCGCCAACAAATAGGTACTACAATTCGAAAAAATTCATGTCATTGGGGTCTAAAGTATTGAAAAATTCCATATTCCGTTCTTCCCTGATTGCAGCGATGATTGCGCTGGCGGGGGAGGCGGCGGCAATCGGCCTCGGGGAACTCAGAGGGAAGGCGGCTCTGGGCGACAAGCCGCGCTTCGAGGTCGATATTCTGGGTGCGGGGGCGGGTTTGCTGGATTCCAGCTGTTTCCGGCTCACGAAGCCCGCCGGCGACGATGATCTTCCCTGGTTGAAGCAGGCGACGCTCTCGGTTCGCAGGGGCTATCCGCCGGTACTCGAGATTCGTCCTGGTGTGCCGCTTGCGGACCCCGTGTTTGCGGTGGTGGTGAATGTCTCATGTGGGCATGACATCGTCCGGGAGTACGTCGTTTTTGCGTCACCACCGATCGGCCGCGCTGTGGACACGTCGCCTCGGGGCAGGGTGCCGGCGGCGACGCCGGCGCCGCGAAGGCAGGCTGGAGCGGCTCGCACTGCGGGGGCTCCGCAACGAGCGATTACCCGTCCGTTATCAGCGCCTGCCCCGGTGACCGGTCAACCGGCCGGGCCGGCGAAGGTTCAGGTCGCCGAGGCTGACGTGGCGCCGGCAGACGACAAGATCAAGAGCATGGAGGCCACGGTTGCCGACTTGCAGCAGCGCGCGGCCGAGCTGACGCAGAAACTGGAACTGGCGGCTGCTACCCCGGCCGCGGGGCAACCGGCTCAGCCCGAGGTCAAGCCGGTAACGCCGGTCCCGGCGCCTGAAGCGATCGTCACGGCAGCACCTGTCAGCGGAGGTTCCGATGGTTCGAACAATACCCTTTACGGGGGCGCTGATTGGCGCGCTTGTGGCCGTTGCTGGCTGGCTGTTCTGGAGGAATTCCCGGGAGCGCGATGATCGGGGTGCGAACGGCAATGTTGTGGATGTCGAAGTCGACCCGCAACGCAAGGAAGAGCGCGAGGAGCGGGGCGGCGTTGACCTGCCGGTAGGGTCCGCTGCCATGAGGATGCCGATGAAGCTCGATGTCGGTGCCGAAGCGCCGTCGCGGCTGGACTCGATCATGTCGGTCTCGGCAGCCACGGTCGACGAGCATTTCGAGGCCAATCCGGTCATGGAACTGGCTGAAATAATGCTCTCTTTCGGGCGTGTGAAGGGTGCGGCACAGGCGCTTCAGGAGTATATCGACAGCAATCCGCAGGAAGCCCTCAAGCCATGGATCAGGCTTATGGAAGTCTACCGGATGGCGGGAATGCGCAAGGAATTCGAGAAGGTTGCCCGTGACCTCAACAAGAATTTCAACGTTGAGGTGCAGAGGTGGGAGCAGACGGTCGAGCCCGAGAGCGAGGGACCGGTTGACGTGATCCTCGATACCGAGCCGGTGGCCACAGGCAACCGGCTTGCCGAAGGCAAGATTGAAGGAATCGAGGGCATGCCGGCGATCACGGAGCAGGTTCTCATGCGCTGGAACGACGGCAGCGTCATCGAATACATGAATCAACTGCTGCGCGACAACCGGGGCGGGACGCGCCTGGGCTTCTCTTTGCCGGTCATCAGCGACATCCTGTTTCTGGTCGAGTTGAAAGAATTGTCAAACAATATTGAAAGCGAGTCCACACCATCATGAGTGAGTATCAGGCCCCATTGAAGGACATCCGGTTTGTCATGCAGGATCTGGCCGGTCTTGACCAGATCGTGTCCTTGCCGGGTTACGAGGAAGCGACACCGGATGTCGTGGATGCAATTCTCGAAGAAGCCGCGAAGTTTGCCGGTGGAGTTCTTTCTCCTCTCAATCAGGTAGGCGACAGGGACGGTGCCCGATGGAAGGATACCATCGTCACTACCCCGGCTGGGTTCAAGGAGGCTTATCGGCAGTTCAGGACAACGGCTGGAACGCGCTTGGCTGCGACCCGGACTTCGGCGGGCAGGGACTGCCGCGATTGTTGTCTACCGCGGTCAGCGAGATGTGGAAGGCGTCCAATCATGCTTTCTCGCTATGTCCGATGCTGACCCAGGGAGCCATCGAGGCGCTGATGATCGCTGGCAGCGACGAACAGAAGGCGGCTTACCTGCCGAACCTCGTATCCGGTGAATGGGCTGGAACGATGAACCTGACCGAACCGTCCGCGGGTTCCGATCTGGCGGCTGTGCGCAGTCGTGCCGAGCCAGTAGGCGACGGCACCTACCGGATTTTCGGCCAGAAGATTTTCATCACCTACGGCGAGCACGACATGACGGAAAACATCGTTCATCTCGTGCTGGCGCGCACCCCGATGCACCGGAAGGCGTCAAGGGCATCTCGCTGTTCGTCGTCTCCAAGTTTGTGCTAACGGCCGATGGCAAGCTGGGCGAGCGCAATGACGTTCACCGTGTTTCGATAGAGCACAAGCTTGGCATCCATGGCAGCCCGACGGCGGTGTTGGCCTTCGGCGACCACGGCGGTGCCATTGGTACGCTGGTTGGCGAAGAGAATCGCGGCCTCGAATACATGTTCATCATGATGAACGCCGCCCGCTTCAATGTCGGTCTGGAAGGACTGGGCGATGCCGAAAGGGCGTATCAGCGCGCCGTGGGCTATGCCAGGGATCGTGTCCAGGGCGGCGAAGTTGGAGTCCGGGGCGGCCCCAAGGTAGCGATCATCCGTCACCCTGATGTCCGTCGCATGCTGATGTCGATGCGCGCCCGCATCGAGGCGATGCGGGCGCTGGCCTACGTCACCGCAGCCGCGCTTGACAATGCGCACCAGAATCCGGATGGCGCCGCGCGTGCTCAGGCGCATGCATTCGCCGACCTGATGATTCCGGTGGTCAAGGGCTGGAGCACCGAGAGTTCGATCGACATCGCTTCCCTAGGCGTCCAGGTGCACGGGGGCATGGGCTACGTTGAGGAAACCGGCGCTGCCCAACACCTGCGCGATGCCCGTATCACGACGATCTACGAAGGAACGACGGCAATCCAGGCCAACGATCTGATCGGTCGCAAGATTGCCCGGGAGCAGGGGGCCACCATCAACGCGGTGATCCGCGAAATGCGCACCGCTGCCGCCGGTTTGGACGGTGATCTGGCAATGATCGGAGGCCGCCAGCTTGCCGCGGTCGACGCGCTGGAAAGGGCTGTTTTCTGGATTGTGGCTAATTTCGCCAGTGATCCGAAGGTGGTTCATGCCGGGGCGGTACCCTTTCTCCACCTGTTCGGCACCGTTGCCGGCGGTTGGCAGATGGGGCGGGCGGCGGTAATCGCCCGGGCGCGAATCGCGGCCGGCGACGACGACCCGTTCTGGTCAGCCAGTTGGCGACGACCCGCTTCTTCGCCGATCATTGCCTGACCCAGGCAGCCGGCCTAGCGGAATCCATCATCGGCGGCGCGCCAGGGCGCTGGAAATGGCCGACGACAGCTTCTGGACAAATTCCCCGTTTTGAGTGAAAGCCTGCGATAGTTGTTATAATCGTGGGCTTTTCAACCTTGCCCCACCGCATCCGCATGGCGGGGGTTTAACCCAGAAGGAGTTTGCATGCGTCATTACGAAATCTGCTTTATCGTCCATCCGGACCAAAGCGAACAGGTGCCCGGCATGGTTGAGCGCTATCGCGCCATCATTGCCGCCAAGAGCGGCAGGATTCATCGTCTGGAAGACTGGGGCCGGCGCCAGCTGGCCTACCTGATCCAGAAAATCCACAAGGCTCACTACGTCCTGATGAACATCGAGTGCGACGGCGAGACGCTGAACGAACTCGAACACTCGTTCAAGTTCAACGATGCCGTCCTGCGCCATCTCACCGTCAAGATGAAGGCTGCGGTGACGACTCCCCTCCCCGATGATGAAGGATGAGAAGTCCAGGTCAATGATGCTCGGGACACGACTCCGGCGGAGTCGGCCGAAGCGGCTGTTGCCTGACGGCAATTCGTACGGGAAAGACGGCTGAACCGCGTCGAACCTCGGGAAGGCTGGTCGAGCGCAAAGCCCTGCGCTATACCCCGGCAGGAGTACCGGTCAGTGAAGGATTGCTGAAACACGGGTCGACGCAGATCGAAAGCGGTACGGAGCGCTTGGTCGAGGTGGAAATTGCTGTAGTGGCTATGGGCGAACCCGCCCGCTGGCTTCAGGCGGTATCGATCGGCGGGCAGTCAATGTGACTGGCTTTCTGGTAGCCAGGAGCCGCAACAGC is a window encoding:
- a CDS encoding electron transfer flavoprotein subunit beta/FixA family protein, with protein sequence MKILVPVKRVVDYNVKIRLKADGTGVDLANVKMSMNPFDEIAIEEAVRLKEAGVATEVIAVSCGLAACQETLRTAMAIGADRGILVQTDVELEPIAVAKLLKALCDREQPKLVICGKQAIDDDANQTGQMLAALAGWPQATFASKVVIADGKAMVTREIDGGLETLEMLLPAVVTSDLRLNEPRYATLPNIMKAKKKKLDTVKPAELGVDVAPRLTVLKVSEPPKRSAGVKVADVAELVNKLKNEAKVI
- a CDS encoding electron transfer flavoprotein subunit alpha/FixB family protein — protein: MTILVIAEHDHQGLKAATLNAVAAAGKIGGEIHVLVAGSDCDGAVQEAAGLQGVARVKVADAPHYASQTAENLAALVIANATGYTHILTAASPFGKNILPRVAALLDVGQISEISAVESADTFTRPIYAGSALATVKSADPVKVITVRTTAFDAVAGGGSAEVEYIAAAADTAQTTLINRELAKSERPELGAAKIIVAGGRGMGSGENYHRLLEPLADKLGAALGASRAAVDAGFVPNDYQVGQTGKIVAPQLYLAIGISGAIQHLAGMKDSKVIVAINKDPDAPIFQVADYGLVGDLFEVVPQLEAAVG